The following coding sequences are from one Microbulbifer sp. TB1203 window:
- a CDS encoding A24 family peptidase has protein sequence MLETLLSYQALLLGSAFILGLLIGSFLNVVIYRLPIMMEREYKRDFYSYFETTPDAGEQKELAERFNLVLPHSHCPNCDTEIKPWHNVPLVSYLMLGGKCAFCSTSISKRYPLIELVTGILTAIVVWQLGFTWQALAGCGFTWALIALTGIDFDKQLLPDNITLPLLWAGLLINYWQVFVPLQDAVIGAIAGYLVLWSVFHLFRLATGKEGMGAGDFKILAAIGAWFGWQMLPMVILLSAAVGAVAGLSWSLLMGRDRNLPIAFGPYLAGAGWIAMLWGDQIVGWYLSFSGLTG, from the coding sequence ATGCTGGAAACTCTGCTTTCGTATCAAGCGCTGCTTCTAGGCAGCGCTTTTATTTTAGGCCTGCTGATAGGCAGCTTCCTCAACGTAGTGATCTACCGCCTGCCCATTATGATGGAGCGGGAATACAAACGGGATTTCTACAGCTACTTTGAGACAACGCCCGACGCCGGCGAACAAAAGGAACTGGCCGAGCGCTTCAACCTGGTACTGCCCCACTCCCACTGCCCCAATTGCGATACGGAGATCAAGCCCTGGCACAATGTGCCGCTGGTCAGCTACCTGATGCTGGGGGGCAAGTGCGCTTTCTGCAGCACTTCAATTTCCAAACGCTATCCGCTGATTGAGCTGGTTACCGGAATCCTGACCGCGATTGTGGTCTGGCAGTTGGGCTTTACCTGGCAGGCATTGGCGGGCTGTGGGTTTACCTGGGCGTTGATTGCGCTGACCGGTATCGATTTCGACAAGCAGCTGTTGCCGGACAATATCACCCTGCCGTTGCTGTGGGCGGGGCTGTTGATTAATTATTGGCAAGTATTTGTGCCGCTGCAGGACGCGGTGATCGGCGCTATCGCCGGTTACCTGGTGCTCTGGTCGGTTTTTCATCTGTTCAGGCTGGCCACCGGCAAGGAAGGTATGGGCGCGGGGGATTTCAAGATTCTCGCGGCTATCGGGGCCTGGTTTGGGTGGCAGATGTTGCCGATGGTGATTCTGCTCTCGGCGGCGGTGGGGGCTGTGGCGGGGTTGAGCTGGAGTTTGCTGATGGGGCGGGACCGGAACCTGCCGATTGCGTTTGGGCCCTATCTGGCCGGGGCTGGGTGGATTGCTATGCTTTGGGGGGATCAGATCGTGGGCTGGTATCTGAGCTTTTCCGGCTTGACCGGCTGA